One Chloroflexota bacterium DNA window includes the following coding sequences:
- the rsmG gene encoding 16S rRNA (guanine(527)-N(7))-methyltransferase RsmG: MKLQDGARHLGIDLSSTQLEAFDLYRAELLAWNQRFNLTGITDPDEVDTKHFLDSLSVLVGLTRIDGRSVADRLGSVARAVDVGAGAGFPGLPLKLVWPGLKLTLVESTGKKCRFLTHIVQQMKLQDVTVVQARAEDFGQGEGRASFDLAFARAVNRLPILLEYTLPLLHRGGYLIAQKGRDPQEEASASDHALRTLGGEVQDILPVTVPGLDAQRTLITVAKVRKTPQEYPRRPGMPKQQPL; encoded by the coding sequence GACGCAACTGGAGGCTTTCGACCTTTATCGCGCCGAACTGTTGGCGTGGAACCAACGTTTCAACCTGACCGGGATCACAGACCCGGACGAGGTCGACACCAAACACTTTCTCGATTCCCTCTCTGTGTTGGTGGGGCTGACCCGAATCGACGGCAGGTCTGTGGCCGATCGGTTGGGGTCAGTTGCCAGGGCTGTTGACGTGGGCGCCGGCGCAGGGTTTCCCGGATTGCCGCTCAAGCTGGTCTGGCCAGGCTTGAAGCTCACCCTGGTTGAGTCGACGGGAAAAAAGTGCCGGTTTTTGACCCATATCGTCCAGCAGATGAAGCTGCAGGATGTCACGGTGGTCCAGGCGCGGGCAGAAGATTTTGGACAGGGAGAGGGCAGGGCCAGCTTCGACCTGGCCTTCGCGCGGGCGGTGAACCGGTTGCCGATATTGTTGGAGTACACACTGCCATTGCTGCACCGGGGCGGCTATCTGATAGCGCAAAAGGGCCGCGACCCCCAGGAAGAGGCCAGCGCTTCCGATCATGCCCTGCGCACCCTTGGCGGCGAGGTGCAGGATATCCTGCCGGTCACGGTTCCCGGACTGGACGCCCAGCGCACGTTGATCACGGTCGCCAAGGTGCGCAAGACACCCCAGGAGTATCCACGTCGCCCTGGCATGCCGAAACAGCAGCCGCTTTAG